The window CGACACTGGCCGTAGCATCATCATTTTGGCCAAGGGCCGCTTGGTGAACTTGGGCTGTGCAACCGGACACCCAAGCTTTGTCATGAGCAGCTCGTTCACCAACCAAGTGTTGGCACAAATGGAGTTGTACGAAAACCGCGACAACGACAAGTACGGCGTTCAGGTTTACTTGTTGCCCAAAGAGTTGGACGAAGAAGTGGCTCGTTTGCACTTGGAAGCGATCGGCGTGAAGCTGACCAAGCTGACTCAAGAGCAAGCCGACTACATCGGTGTGCCGGTCGAAGGACCTTACAAGCCAAACCACTACCGCTACTAAGCCGCGAATTGGCTGAGCCTTGAATGGCTAGGCCGCGAATTTTCGCAAGCGGAACGAATCGAAAACAGCCGGCTGGAGAATCTCCAGTCGGCTGTTTTTTTGATTGATACGGTGCGGCGAATGCGACGTTCGTTTGCGATCCGGCTTTTGCGCGGAAGCACGCGGTCGAGTGTCTACATCTCAGCGGCTTCGATGGCCAGCTTCACATCTTCGTTGCCGTAGATGATCGACAGGAAAGCGGGGACATAGCGATCGACCATCGCACCGCCAACGTAGAGGATGTGGTCTAGCACATCGTCGTCGGGGAAGTCGTCGCCCAGAGGGATCGAGGTCTGATAGCGGAGTTCTCCGTCTTCCATGTCGAGCTCGAAGCTGCCGACCTTCAGTCCGTAGTTCGCTCGGCAAACGGCCTCCGCAATGTGCCGACGATTGTTTTCGGGGATCTTGTTGGCTGGATGTGAAAAGACCTGAATCAGCGAATCCTCGACCACGATCAGCACCCGAATGTCACCGTGCTTTCCGTCGAACATCATCCGGAAAAAGCTGGTTTCGCTGTCTTGCTCGTATTTGATCTCTCCGCGGTCCAAATAAGCAGAAAACTGGTCGACTTGGGCAGACATCCCGGCGGCTCCTCAGTGGATGTGATTCAAACAGATAAGCGGGCGAGCTGGGTCTGGCCCCAATCTTTCGACGGTGATTTTCCGTCAATGGTTCGCGACCCAAGCGGGGTCTCGCCCATTTCATCATGACTGCGAACCGGATCGGAGTCGACCCGCATCAGCTCACGGCTCAAATGGGGGCCGGACGGGGCGTTGATTGGCAGAATCGTCGTCAATTCGGCCGCAGCAAGCCCCAGTCTGTTTTGGTTCATCGGCAAGATTTGCCCCAGGTGCGCGATCGATTGGAACCAATTTGTCTCGGAAAACGTCGTATTGAGGACGCGAAAGTCCCCTTTTCATAGAAGCGTGTCGTCACTGCTGCGGCAAAGATGCGCTCGGTAAGCCTCAAAATCGAAACATTCCGCATCGGTTTGGCTGAGAAAACGGCTGAAGTGCGGGTTGAGTTTGGACCCTCGAACACGACGCCTTTAACCTGAAACGGTGCGTTAAACCGTGCCGATTAGCTTGACCGGCGCGGCTGTGCCGAAAAACCTTGTCACAACGACTGCTCGTCGTCGAATAACCACCGATATCCCCCGGATTTTGGGCCCTGAACTTTCAGGGGCAGCGACCAAGTCTGGATCTCCTTCAGCTGAAGAAAATTCCGCCGATGAACTTCGACAATTCTTCTCGCCGTCCATCCGACTCCAAGCCATCGTTCCAAAACCAGGTTCGGCGTCGTTTGATGTCTTGGATCCAAGGAACGTCCGCGTCAACCGCGGGCGAATCGGTCCAGCGAGGGCGTTTGCAATTGGAGACACTTGAAAACCGTCAAATGATGGCGGGTGATGTCGACCTGTTCGCAACCGAAGGCTTTTTTGGTTCCGCCGGAGAGTCTTCGGCTGCCGTCGAGAGTTCGTCGACCGATCGCGGGGAATCGGACCGAGCCGCGGAAGGCGAACCCGGCCAGGACTTGGTGCAGTTCGCGAAAGATTTGGATGCGGCAGGCGTCACGTTCTACGGAGCTCATTGGTGTCCGGCGTGTACGCAGCAAAAACAATTGTTCGAGGACGGTGGCGATGACCTGCCGTTTGTCGAAGTCACGTTGCCCGACCGAACGCAGGACACTCAGTTCTCGTCGCTGAACATCAGTGAGTACCCGACTTGGGTGTTCCCAGATGGGACTCGGCTAACGGGCGTCCAGTCGCTGGAAACACTGAGCACTCGAAGCGGCGTTGCGATTCCAACTTCGGATGGTGAGAACCCATCGTTTGAAACGCTCGATGCACAAACGGTTGAGCTTGGCTCACCACTGCACATTCCGATCGACGGATACGATGCTGAAGGCGGTCCGCTGACCGTGACCGTGTCGGTGGCCAATCCGAACTTGGTCGAAGCGACGGTTTTGAGTGGCAACCGTTCGTTGCGTTTGGACATGGACGGCTTTGGCGACATGGTGTTCGAGTTGTTCGAGCAGCGTGCTGAGCGTCCGACCGAACGAGTCATCGACTTGGCCAACAGCGGCTTCTACGACGGGATTATCTTTCACCGAGTTGTCAACGGTTTCGTGATTCAAGGTGGCGACCCCACTGGGACAGGGCAGGATGGTTCAGATCTTGGGGACTTTGACGATCAGTTCCATCCCGATCTGCAGCACAACCGAACGGGCGTCCTGTCATTCGCGAAATCGTTGGATGACACGAATGATTCGCAGTTCTTCATCACGGAAGTCGAAACTGACTTCCTGGACTTCAACCACTCCGTATTTGGTCAGTTGGTAGAAGGCGAAGACGTTCGCGAAGCGATCAGCAACATGCAGGTCAACAACAGCACGTCGAACAAGCCGACCACGGACATTGTGATCAACAGCGCGACTGTGTTCGAGGACACCGAGAACTCTGTGATCATGCTGAAGGGTTTGGGCGGAACGGGCAGCACGACGGTGACGGTGACGATCACGGACTCGGACGGCAATTCGTTCGATCAAATTGTTCCGGTGACGATCACGGATCCGCCAACTGACCGCCGCAATGCTCAGCCTTACCTCGAGGACATCAATGTCCCGGCGTCGTCGCCAAAGACGACTCCCGCTGAATTGCAGTTGGAAAGCTTCGACCTGGAAGGCGATGCGGTTCAGTACTTCATCAGTGGCGGAGTGACTGGTGGGACCGCCACGGTCAACGCTTCGACTGGACTTTTGGAAGTGACACCGGCCGCGAATGTGTCGGGAACGCAAACGGTTTCGCTGACTGTTGGTGTGGCAGCGGCTTCGAGTTCGGATTCGAACTCGGACTTGCAGAGCTTGGTGTTCACCTTCACCGATAGCAACACACAAACTCCCGCCGCACCATCGTCTTTGGATCTGCGTTCCTCGTCAGACACGGGCAACAGCAGTGGCGACAACCTGACTAACGCAGCCTCGTTGACGTTTGATGTCACTGGTGTGACCACGGGTGCGACGGTTCAGATCATCAACACCGCGGACAACACGGTCGTTGGCGTCGGCACCGCGACCGGCGGATCAATCGCGATCACGACCAGCAACCTTGCCGCGATCGGCGATGGAACCTACAGCTTGGCAGCTCGACAGATCGTCAATGGAGTGACCAGCGGCACGTCGACATCTCTGTCCGTCACGCTGGACCGCACCGATCCATCGTTCACTTTGCCCGCCAACTCATCGACGGGCAACGTGGGTGCCGCCTATCAAGCGAACCTCTCCAGCAGCGAAGAAGGCAGCGGTGCGACTTACAGCCTGACTGTCTTCCCATCCGGGGCCACGATTGGCTCGTCGTCGGGGATCATCAACTGGACGCCGACCACGGCACAGTTGGGACAGAACGATTTCACCGTTGAGATCAGCGATTTGGCTGGCAACACTTACACGGAATCGTTTTCGGTCACGGTTGCTGAGGAAGCGCTGGCTCGACTGGAAGTGCGACTGACGGACTTGGATGGCAACGTGATCGACTCGGTGGACGTTGGTCAGGAGTTTTTCCTGCAGTTGATTGGTGTCGACGCTCGGGACCTGAGTGAACGTGGCGGGATCTACTCCGCGTATGCCGACATCGAATTTGATTCGACGATCGCTGACTTCGTTGCTGGAACTTCAATCGAGTACGATCCCGATTTCGACTTCCTGCCTCGCGGAACATTGACCAGCGGTCTGTTCAACGAAATTGGAGCGGCAAGCAGTCGGTTCTCGCCAACGAACTTGGAAGATTCTGTGATGGCGACGGTTCGCATGCGTGCGATCTCGGACGGTTCGCTGACATTTACAACCAACCCGGCTGATGTGAGTGCCAACGAAACCTTGTTGTTCTTCAACAACGATCGCCTGCCTGCGGGTTCGGTTAATTACGGAAGCACCACGCTGACCGTTGGCGACGTTACCACGAACAATCCTCCCGTCGGTGTCGACGACACATTCACGGTGATTTCAGGTTCAGGGCAGAACACGCTGGATGTTTTGGCGAATGAAGCTTCGACCGCCGATCCCGGTGAAACGTTGACGATCACTGCCGTGGGAACCGCGAGCAATGGCGGCACGCTGAGCATCGCGTCCGATGGTTTGTCGATCAACTACACGCCGCCATCCAACTTCATTGGAACGGACACATTCCAGTACACCGTCAGCGATGGAACCAGCACTGACACGGTTCAGGTGACTGTCAACATCCAAAGCGATGACAACGCACCGACGGCGGTCAATGACTCGTTCCCCGCATCGGGGACAATTCTGGAAGACTCCGACGCGGTGACCTACGACGTTCTCGCGAATGATACGACGGACGCGGACAACGAAGCTTTCACGATCACCGGTGTTGGTTCAGCATCGAGTGGGGGCCAGGTTTCGATCGTTAACAGCGGCACGGGAATCTCTTACAAACCAGCCTTGAACTTCAACGGCACCGAAACGGTGACCTACACCATTCGGGACACCGGTGGTGGATTGTCGACCGCGACCGTGACCTTCACGGTGACCGCAGTGAATGACGCACCGGTTGCGGAAAGCGTGACCGTCGATACGGTGCGCGGCACTTCCGGTGAGGCCGTGTTAACGCGAAGCGATTTGCCGACCAACGTTGATACGGGCGAGGTGTTGCAGTTCGTCAATCTCAGCACGCCTACGGCGGGCGGCACCGTGACGGTTAGCTCGGACGGTTCGAGCATTCTTTACACGCCTTCGAGCAGTACCTTCACCGGTACTGACACCTTCACGTATCAGGTGCAGGATGCTGGTGGATTGTCGAGTTCAACTGCGACAATCACGGTGAATGTTGCGGACTACCTGTCGCGAAGCTTCAACTTTGCGTTTGATTCCATCGGTGCCTTGTCCAGTAGCTTCTTTGACGCAGCGATTTTGACTGGAACAAATGCTCGCGGTGAAACGATTTCAATCCCGCTGTCGGATTCTTCCATCGTGGTTTCAGGTAGCACGGTCAGTGTTCCTGATATGTTGCCGGGATCGTACAAGCTGACCATTCCCGCAGTGCCGTTCTTCCAAGGTGGAGAAGAGGCTCGCGAGATTGATATTGAGAGCGGAACCGACGAGACCGACGAGGACATCTCGTTGAGCTTCGGTCGATTGTTGCCGCAATACATTCGAGTCAACGATTGGTTCGGATCGGCACCTGCTAGCCGCGTGGTGGCTGCAGTCTTGCCAGGCAGCAACGCCTTCTACATGCAGTCCAGCAATGCAGCTGATTCGCGTCTGAGTGACGTGGAGCTTTCACTGAACGCTGCGGGCACCAGCATCACGGTCAACGCGACCGAATCGACTACGGTCGATGGAGCAACCACCACAGCTCAAGTCAGCGGCACCGCGGATGTGGGTGACGGCAGTTCACTCGAAGTTCGCGGTCAGGTGGGCGACTACCGATTGGTGATTCTCAACTTTGATGAATCTGGATTCGAGTTGGATGCTCCAACATCGACCTCAACCGCAGCCACCGGCACTCAAGCGTCGGGGACGGAAGCAGCGGGTGAACCACTCGCATCTGCAGTGACGGTGGCTGATGCAACCGTTCCGGTGAGCGAGCTCGGAACCACTCAAGTTCAGAGCAGTGTCGAGCCCGCTGGTGAGCCGATTGAGATCTTGTCAGACGACTCCGAAAAGGTCGTCGGAGGTTCGGATGAAGCCAGCCAAGTTGATGCCGCGATGCCCGATGTCACGGACAGTTTGACCCGAATTTCGGACACCGAAGACGTCGTTGCGAGCGGTGTAACGGGGCAGCCTCAATTGCTCGGCGAAGCCGTCGATGAGGTCTTGACAGGCACTTCTGGGTCGAACTGACCCGATTTCCACCGTCGAAATCCGGAAAAGGCTGAAAAACACGGTGTTTTTGGCCTTCGGAAGGGTTGCGGACGGACCATGCGGGACATAACACTTGTGCCGCATCGGAGGGGAATCCCAACGTTCTAACTCCTATTCACTATTTAGTTCTCCCATTTTTGCAGGTGCCGCTCATGGCCAAAGTACCGCCCAAACCACCGACGAAGACTCAAATCATCGCCAACATCGCCGAAGAGACCGAACTGACCAAGAAAGACGTCGCGGCAGTTTTGGACTCGTTGGCAGCTGAGATCGAAAAGTCGCTGCAAAAGGGTGGCCCCGGACAATTCGCGATCCCAGGTCTTTGCAAGATCGTGTTGAAGGACGTTCCCGCCAAGCCAAAGCGTAAAGGCCGCAACCCTGCCAACGGCGAAGAAATCTGGTTGGCACCTAAGCCCGCCAGCAAGAAGCTGACCATTCGCCCACTGAAGGGCCTGAAGGAAATGATCTGATCAGTTGATCAGCTTCCTTCGAAGTTCGAATTGGCTGCCCTGCATCGCGTACTGCTTTGCGGGGCAGTTTTCGTTTGTGCCCGGATCGAGCGCGGCACATGTCGCCGTTCCATTGGGGGCGTCGTCGAAATGGGATGCTAGCGAGTGGCAATCCCGCTATACTTCACCCGCTTTTCATCCATGAACTTTTCTCGGCGGCGACATGATCGAAACCACCTCGAATGCCACCGCCAATGACCCGGCCGCGAAATCTGTGAACGAAGAATCTTCTGTCGAATCGACCCCTGGCTCTGACGATGCTGCTTCGTCCGCGATGCCCAAAGAAGAAACCACTCGCGGTCGCATGGGCAACCTAAAAGGCGTTCGGATCGCGGGGACTGGATCGTATGTGCCCGACCGAATCGTCACGAACGAAGACTTAGCAGCCTTGGGTTGCGACAGCGACTGGATCGTTCGACGCACCGGCATCTTGCAACGTCGACATGCCGAACCTGATCAAGCGACCAGCGATCTGTGCTACGAAGCCGCCCTTCGTTGTCTCGAGAACGCGAATGTTTCGGTCGATGAGATTGATTTGATTCTCGTTGCCACGATCACGCCCGATCATCCAACGCCGTCGACCGCGTGTCACTTGCAACGCCGTCTAGGTGCGGTTGCCCCAGCGATGGATATCGGTGCCGCATGTGCTGGGTTCATGTACGCGTTGGTCACCGGTGCTCAATTCGTTTCCAACGGCAACGCTCGCAACGTGTTGGTCATCGGAGCTGATCTGATGAGTCGCACCGTGGATCCAGACGACAAGAAGACCTACCCGTTGTTCGGCGATGCCGCCGGTGCGGCGTTGTTGGTTCCTTCCACGAAAGACACGTGTCAGTCGTCGGAATGCAATGACGCGACGAACGCTTCCGAAATCCCATCGGACGGACTGCTGGCCTATCAGCTCGGTAGTGAGGGATGCGGTGGCGAAATGCTATGCATCCCTGCCGGTGGTTCTCGCGATCCGATCAAATCGGGATCAGAACCGTCCGTCAGTTCCTATCTGCAGATGGATGGACGTGGCGTTTTCAAGTGGGCGGTTCGAGTTTTTGATGAAAGTGCCAAAGACGTTTTGAGGGCGGCCAACGTGACGTCTGATCAGCTAGGTTTGGTGGTCTTGCATCAAGCCAACCAGCGAATCATCGACTCCGCGGTTTCTGATTTGAATGTGCCGCCAGAAAAGGTGTTCGTGAACCTCGACAAGTACGGCAACACCTCGGGTGCAAGCATCCCGCTCGCATTGGACGAAGCCGCTCGCGATGGTCGGTTGAAAGAAGGTGACCTGTTGCTGCTGTGCGGTTTCGGCGCGGGCTTGGCTTGGGGCACCGCACTGCTGCGTTGGTAATGAGGTCGTTTGATCGCGATCACGCTCGCGGGTGATAGTCCCGATGCACACGTTGCAGTCGCGAGTGTTCGACGTGGGTGTAGATCTGGGTGGTTTGAATGCTGGCGTGCCCAAGCATCTCTTGGACTTGTCGAAGATCCGCACCGCCGGCCAGCAAGTGAGTCGCAAAACTGTGTCGCAAGCTGTGCGGGCTAATTTCATCGGCGATGCCGGCTCGCTTGGCATAGCGTTTCACCAGACGCCACAGCTGAATGCGGTCGAGGGCTTTGCCGCTTCTCGATAAAAACAGCGCGTCGACTTGCCCTGGGTTTCGATCGGCCAGGATATGACGGCTTTCTTCGAGGTAGAGCTGGATGGCCTGGATCGCGCGACCACCGATTGGGACCATTCGTTGCTTGTCGCCTTTCCCGTGGCATCGCAGAGTTCGCTCTTCCAGCGTCAAATCACGAACTCGAAGGGTGCAGACTTCGGATGCACGACAGCCGGTTGCGTAGAGCACCTCGAGCAACGCTCGATCTCGCTGCCAGAACGAGTCGGACTTTTTGACTGCGGAGAGGAAGGCTTCAACTTCGTTGGGCGACAGCACGCCCGGCATGCGTTGCCAAGCCTTCTGAGTTGCCAGCAGTTCGGCCGGGTTGTCGACCGTGATGCCTTCGAGCTGCAGGTACTTGAAAAACGTCCGGATCGCCACGATCGCTCGTGAAATTGAAGCGGGGGCCAATCCTTCGCCGTGAAGTGAAGCGACAAAGTCGGACAATTCGGTGATCGTCAGTTCGGCTGGGCGCCGACCGTCCATCCAGGTGACGAAACGCTTCATGTCTCGCCCGTAGGCCTCGACCGTGTTGTCGGCGAGATGACATTCGCGTTTCAGATAAACCAAAAATTCATCACAAACCGCTTGACCGGCCGAAGGAGCCACGGATTCTGTCTGTCCGGACTTCAATTGCTGCAGTTTTGTGAGTCGTTTGGCCACTCTGGTGTGCTCCATGGCGTTCAAAGAGGCACTGTGGATGTGCTCTTCATTGAATCGATTCCAATTGGTTATCGTCTTGGGGGCTCGTCGCCGCCAATGTCAATTCTTCTCGAACCTTCTCCTTCTCAAGATTCTTCCATGAAAGTTTTCGTCGTCGGCGGTGCCGGATACATCGGATCGCACGCGGTTGCTCTGTTGCTCGATGCTGGTCACGAAGTGGTGGTGTTTGACAACCTGTCGCGCGGCCATGCCAAATCGGTCCCAGATGGCTTGCTGGTCGAAGGTGACTTGAACGATCAGGCAAAACTGACGTCACTGTTGAAAGAGCATTCAATCGATGCTGTGATGCACTTCGCGGCGTTTGCTGAGGTTGGTGAATCCGTTCGCGATCCAGCGATCTACTACCAAAACAACGTTGTGGCGACGCTGTCGTTGCTGGAAGCGATGAGAGCGGCTGAGGTGAAGAAGATCGTCTTCAGCAGCACCACGGCGACCTACGGCCAACCCGACACCGTGCCGATTCCCGAGACGACTCCGCAGAACCCGATCAATCCCTACGGGTTCTCCAAGTTGGTGGTTGAGAAGGCGCTCGCGGATTACGCCCATGCGTATGGGTTCGCCTACGCTGCACTGCGGTACTTCAATGCGGCGGGAGCACGACCGGATGGAACGATCGGGGAGCATCACGACCCTGAATCACACCTGATTCCGATCGTGTTGCAAGTGGCATTGGGACAGCGCGAATCGATCTCGATCTTTGGCGACGATTACCCCACACCCGATGGAACCTGCATTCGAGATTACATCCACGTCGATGATCTAGGAGATGCTCACCTGCGGGCGCTCGATCGCCTGACTCCGGGCGAAGGGATCAAAGTCAACCTTGGCACCGGTCGGGGAACCAGCGTCCGTGAAATCGTGGAAGCGTGCCGGACGGTGACCGGGCATCCGATCCCAGAGGTCATGGGGCAGCGGCGTCCTGGCGATCCTGCCGAGTTGATTGCGGATGCCACCTTGGCCGGCGAAGTTCTTGGGTGGAAACCTCGCTACACGGATATTCAAGACATCGTGAAGACGGCCTGGAATTGGCATCAAGCACACCCCCAGGGTTACGACACGGTTTGACATGGCTTCGAAACGGGGGTTCTTCCACCGAGGCGGCTTGGTCCAGGAGGAATGATTTCGGGTGGTCAGTTCACCCTGCGAATTCCTCCGACTGGTTGTCGTTGTCGAATTGAATCATGATGATAGAGGTCGCGGCGGGTTTGTTACGCCAAGTTCAGTTTCATTGCTAAGTCGTTGGCGTCGAATCGTTCATGTTTCCATTGCGACGTTCCACAAAAGACTCGTCGGTGGATTGGCCGGCATTGCTGTCTTTGTTGGAAGACGATGATCGGCGGGCCGCGGTCTCACGCATCGCACCGAGTGAAGGTCGCGAAAGTTATCTGACAGCGCTGCGGCGGATTGAAACGGCGCAGTCTCAGGCCACTTTGGCCGCTGGCCGACGGCTGCACACCGCATCGAAACTGATTGATCGTCCGACGATCGCTGTGTCAGGAATGCTGAACAGCGGCAAAACGAGTTTGGTCAGCTCGTTTCTCTCGCCTGCCGGGCAACGGCGGACGCTGCGTGGAACGAGCAACCGACATGGGACTCACCGATTCGTATTGTGGTTGCCACAGAATTGGCGATCCGACGTTGAGCTTTGGAGTTTGCTGATCACGCGAATTGGCGACTCTCTGGGCAATGCTCCCGAAGAGTTGTCGCTGGACGCGGATGTGGCGGCGGAGCAATACAACAACCGAGATGGCGACGCTTCGCTTTTGTCGGTTCCTCTATTGGCGACCGATCCTGGACTCGATGAGGTCGGGGTTGGATTGCTGGATTGTCCAGACATTGTTTCGGACGCAGAGTTTGGTTTGGGGTCTCCCGAGCAACGTCGCGAATTGTTGGGCCGTGCGGCAACGTTGTGTTCCGCCTTCCTGATTGTGACCGGTGCTGAATCTTCGCGAGACACGACGCTAGCGGACTTGCTCCGCATCGCATCGGACTTGATGCCGGGCGTGCCACGAATGCTGGCGGTCAACAAAGTTCGTCCACGACAAACGCCCGATCAAGTTCACGAAACATTTGATCCGTTGGTGCAGAAGTACGGCGTCGGCACGCTCTACGCCGCGTACGATTTTGACGTCCCTTCGAGCCGACCCTTCATTCCCGTGGTCGGTGATCAGCATCCGCAACGCAATGCAATCGCACCGGCGGAGTCCGAACTTCAGCGAGAAGACGAGCCCGATCCGTTGCCCGTGTTCTTCGCCGTCAGTGAAGATCCGGATAGCAATCCACCGGCCGCCATTGACGAAGACCGATTGTTGCAGGCGTTGCCAACCAAACTGGATCGAGGAGTCTTGTTCTCGCAATTGCATCAGGCTTTGCGGATCAATTTGGAAGATGCTGTTTGGAATCAGGGTTTGGAATCGATTCGGAAGGATGCGGATGAGTCGTTTGAAAAGACTCGTCAGTGCCAACA of the Rhodopirellula bahusiensis genome contains:
- a CDS encoding YbjN domain-containing protein, whose amino-acid sequence is MSAQVDQFSAYLDRGEIKYEQDSETSFFRMMFDGKHGDIRVLIVVEDSLIQVFSHPANKIPENNRRHIAEAVCRANYGLKVGSFELDMEDGELRYQTSIPLGDDFPDDDVLDHILYVGGAMVDRYVPAFLSIIYGNEDVKLAIEAAEM
- a CDS encoding Ig-like domain-containing protein, which produces MNFDNSSRRPSDSKPSFQNQVRRRLMSWIQGTSASTAGESVQRGRLQLETLENRQMMAGDVDLFATEGFFGSAGESSAAVESSSTDRGESDRAAEGEPGQDLVQFAKDLDAAGVTFYGAHWCPACTQQKQLFEDGGDDLPFVEVTLPDRTQDTQFSSLNISEYPTWVFPDGTRLTGVQSLETLSTRSGVAIPTSDGENPSFETLDAQTVELGSPLHIPIDGYDAEGGPLTVTVSVANPNLVEATVLSGNRSLRLDMDGFGDMVFELFEQRAERPTERVIDLANSGFYDGIIFHRVVNGFVIQGGDPTGTGQDGSDLGDFDDQFHPDLQHNRTGVLSFAKSLDDTNDSQFFITEVETDFLDFNHSVFGQLVEGEDVREAISNMQVNNSTSNKPTTDIVINSATVFEDTENSVIMLKGLGGTGSTTVTVTITDSDGNSFDQIVPVTITDPPTDRRNAQPYLEDINVPASSPKTTPAELQLESFDLEGDAVQYFISGGVTGGTATVNASTGLLEVTPAANVSGTQTVSLTVGVAAASSSDSNSDLQSLVFTFTDSNTQTPAAPSSLDLRSSSDTGNSSGDNLTNAASLTFDVTGVTTGATVQIINTADNTVVGVGTATGGSIAITTSNLAAIGDGTYSLAARQIVNGVTSGTSTSLSVTLDRTDPSFTLPANSSTGNVGAAYQANLSSSEEGSGATYSLTVFPSGATIGSSSGIINWTPTTAQLGQNDFTVEISDLAGNTYTESFSVTVAEEALARLEVRLTDLDGNVIDSVDVGQEFFLQLIGVDARDLSERGGIYSAYADIEFDSTIADFVAGTSIEYDPDFDFLPRGTLTSGLFNEIGAASSRFSPTNLEDSVMATVRMRAISDGSLTFTTNPADVSANETLLFFNNDRLPAGSVNYGSTTLTVGDVTTNNPPVGVDDTFTVISGSGQNTLDVLANEASTADPGETLTITAVGTASNGGTLSIASDGLSINYTPPSNFIGTDTFQYTVSDGTSTDTVQVTVNIQSDDNAPTAVNDSFPASGTILEDSDAVTYDVLANDTTDADNEAFTITGVGSASSGGQVSIVNSGTGISYKPALNFNGTETVTYTIRDTGGGLSTATVTFTVTAVNDAPVAESVTVDTVRGTSGEAVLTRSDLPTNVDTGEVLQFVNLSTPTAGGTVTVSSDGSSILYTPSSSTFTGTDTFTYQVQDAGGLSSSTATITVNVADYLSRSFNFAFDSIGALSSSFFDAAILTGTNARGETISIPLSDSSIVVSGSTVSVPDMLPGSYKLTIPAVPFFQGGEEAREIDIESGTDETDEDISLSFGRLLPQYIRVNDWFGSAPASRVVAAVLPGSNAFYMQSSNAADSRLSDVELSLNAAGTSITVNATESTTVDGATTTAQVSGTADVGDGSSLEVRGQVGDYRLVILNFDESGFELDAPTSTSTAATGTQASGTEAAGEPLASAVTVADATVPVSELGTTQVQSSVEPAGEPIEILSDDSEKVVGGSDEASQVDAAMPDVTDSLTRISDTEDVVASGVTGQPQLLGEAVDEVLTGTSGSN
- a CDS encoding HU family DNA-binding protein translates to MAKVPPKPPTKTQIIANIAEETELTKKDVAAVLDSLAAEIEKSLQKGGPGQFAIPGLCKIVLKDVPAKPKRKGRNPANGEEIWLAPKPASKKLTIRPLKGLKEMI
- a CDS encoding beta-ketoacyl-ACP synthase III, whose product is MIETTSNATANDPAAKSVNEESSVESTPGSDDAASSAMPKEETTRGRMGNLKGVRIAGTGSYVPDRIVTNEDLAALGCDSDWIVRRTGILQRRHAEPDQATSDLCYEAALRCLENANVSVDEIDLILVATITPDHPTPSTACHLQRRLGAVAPAMDIGAACAGFMYALVTGAQFVSNGNARNVLVIGADLMSRTVDPDDKKTYPLFGDAAGAALLVPSTKDTCQSSECNDATNASEIPSDGLLAYQLGSEGCGGEMLCIPAGGSRDPIKSGSEPSVSSYLQMDGRGVFKWAVRVFDESAKDVLRAANVTSDQLGLVVLHQANQRIIDSAVSDLNVPPEKVFVNLDKYGNTSGASIPLALDEAARDGRLKEGDLLLLCGFGAGLAWGTALLRW
- the xerD gene encoding site-specific tyrosine recombinase XerD, which produces MAKRLTKLQQLKSGQTESVAPSAGQAVCDEFLVYLKRECHLADNTVEAYGRDMKRFVTWMDGRRPAELTITELSDFVASLHGEGLAPASISRAIVAIRTFFKYLQLEGITVDNPAELLATQKAWQRMPGVLSPNEVEAFLSAVKKSDSFWQRDRALLEVLYATGCRASEVCTLRVRDLTLEERTLRCHGKGDKQRMVPIGGRAIQAIQLYLEESRHILADRNPGQVDALFLSRSGKALDRIQLWRLVKRYAKRAGIADEISPHSLRHSFATHLLAGGADLRQVQEMLGHASIQTTQIYTHVEHSRLQRVHRDYHPRA
- the galE gene encoding UDP-glucose 4-epimerase GalE, producing the protein MKVFVVGGAGYIGSHAVALLLDAGHEVVVFDNLSRGHAKSVPDGLLVEGDLNDQAKLTSLLKEHSIDAVMHFAAFAEVGESVRDPAIYYQNNVVATLSLLEAMRAAEVKKIVFSSTTATYGQPDTVPIPETTPQNPINPYGFSKLVVEKALADYAHAYGFAYAALRYFNAAGARPDGTIGEHHDPESHLIPIVLQVALGQRESISIFGDDYPTPDGTCIRDYIHVDDLGDAHLRALDRLTPGEGIKVNLGTGRGTSVREIVEACRTVTGHPIPEVMGQRRPGDPAELIADATLAGEVLGWKPRYTDIQDIVKTAWNWHQAHPQGYDTV